A DNA window from Agrobacterium vaccinii contains the following coding sequences:
- a CDS encoding ABC transporter permease, which produces MIRFLLLRLSVAIPTMFIISVLVFSLQMLLPGDVALVIAGGEASPEVVAQIRQEQGLDDPLPVQYLRWSAAALQGDFGISYRTRDEIGPMLLDKIPVTLTLATAALLISLLIGIPAGIMAAIWRGKGWDHAVTVVSLTGISIPNFWLGIMLILIFAVKLGWLPAGGYVSPFEDPIRGLKSIILPATVLGAALAAAMMRHTRGAMLTVMQHDYIRTARAKGLTERKVITKHGFRNALVPIITLATLQFGALMAGAVLTEQVFSIPGLGKMVVDAVFNREYAAVQAVTLLSGFTFVMLNLLADILYFWANPKLRSRSL; this is translated from the coding sequence ATGATCCGTTTTCTTCTTTTGAGATTGTCGGTTGCCATACCGACGATGTTCATCATTTCCGTCCTCGTTTTCAGTTTGCAGATGCTGCTTCCTGGCGATGTGGCGCTGGTGATTGCCGGTGGCGAAGCGTCGCCTGAAGTGGTTGCCCAAATCCGCCAGGAACAGGGGCTGGATGATCCATTGCCTGTGCAATATCTGCGCTGGAGTGCGGCGGCTCTTCAGGGCGATTTCGGCATATCCTATCGTACCCGCGATGAGATCGGCCCGATGCTGCTCGACAAGATCCCGGTAACGCTCACGCTGGCGACGGCCGCCCTTCTCATCTCGTTGTTGATCGGCATTCCAGCCGGGATCATGGCCGCCATCTGGCGCGGCAAGGGCTGGGATCATGCCGTTACAGTGGTTTCGCTGACGGGCATATCGATACCGAATTTCTGGCTCGGCATCATGCTGATCCTCATCTTTGCTGTGAAGCTGGGCTGGTTGCCAGCCGGTGGTTATGTCAGCCCCTTCGAAGACCCGATCAGAGGCCTTAAATCCATCATTCTTCCCGCCACCGTGCTGGGTGCGGCCCTTGCGGCGGCGATGATGCGCCACACGCGCGGGGCGATGCTGACCGTCATGCAGCATGATTACATTCGCACGGCGCGCGCCAAGGGCCTGACCGAACGCAAGGTCATCACCAAGCACGGGTTCCGAAATGCGCTTGTGCCGATCATCACGCTGGCAACGCTGCAATTCGGCGCGCTGATGGCGGGTGCGGTGTTGACCGAGCAGGTCTTCTCCATCCCAGGCCTCGGCAAGATGGTCGTGGATGCGGTGTTCAACCGTGAATATGCGGCGGTTCAGGCGGTCACGCTTTTGTCCGGCTTCACCTTCGTGATGCTGAACCTGCTGGCTGACATCTTGTATTTCTGGGCCAACCCCAAGCTGAGGAGCCGCTCGCTATGA
- a CDS encoding MFS transporter, which yields MDKVTTAIPADFHATKEISRPKSLLVVALCWFAIFAEGYDVGVLGAILPALSTDPVWQLTPLQLGAMGSYTVIGMLIGGIFAGTTSELYGRKPVFIGCLTLFALCMVATAYAPTPTFFAVSRFVAGLGLGGIIPVAAALTVEYSPKKSKSFNYGLMYSGYSIGILAAALCSRAFLAEHGWRTIVLVGALPVLVVPFFMIFLPESVESLVLRGKRAAAEKTARKMGVSIASSTKQTPTDRSWTAVLRQIFAPDKAFETICFWAALFMGLLLVYGLAQWLPQIMRKNGYDLGDSLLFLAVFSLSSAIGGIVLGTWADRFGTRLVVALSYLLGAFGIAALAFKGSLLINYVFVAIAGFGTVSASLILTGFLAQRLDATIRSAGTGFALSFSRIGALTGPLLGGFIASTNAAPEWNFYIFAGVAALAAIATLLIPVGKTKSDR from the coding sequence ATGGACAAAGTCACAACTGCCATACCGGCTGATTTCCACGCTACAAAAGAAATTTCACGCCCCAAAAGCCTGCTTGTCGTGGCACTTTGCTGGTTTGCAATTTTTGCAGAAGGTTACGATGTGGGCGTGCTGGGTGCTATCCTTCCCGCCCTCTCCACCGATCCGGTCTGGCAGCTCACGCCGCTCCAGCTGGGGGCGATGGGAAGCTACACCGTCATCGGCATGCTGATCGGCGGTATCTTCGCTGGCACGACCAGCGAACTCTATGGTCGCAAGCCCGTCTTCATCGGATGCCTCACGCTCTTTGCCCTGTGCATGGTCGCGACGGCCTATGCGCCGACACCGACCTTCTTTGCCGTCAGCCGTTTCGTGGCGGGTCTCGGCCTCGGTGGCATCATTCCCGTGGCGGCTGCGCTGACGGTCGAGTATTCGCCCAAGAAAAGCAAAAGCTTCAATTACGGCCTGATGTACTCAGGCTATTCCATCGGCATTCTGGCTGCTGCCCTGTGTTCACGCGCATTTCTGGCCGAGCATGGCTGGCGCACCATAGTTCTGGTTGGCGCGCTCCCCGTTCTCGTCGTGCCGTTCTTCATGATTTTCCTGCCTGAATCGGTCGAGTCTCTGGTGCTGCGCGGCAAGCGCGCTGCGGCGGAAAAGACGGCGCGGAAGATGGGCGTTTCCATCGCTTCCAGCACCAAACAGACGCCGACGGACCGAAGCTGGACCGCGGTTTTGCGGCAAATCTTTGCGCCTGACAAAGCCTTTGAGACCATCTGCTTCTGGGCAGCGCTGTTCATGGGGCTTCTGCTCGTTTACGGGCTTGCCCAGTGGCTGCCGCAGATCATGCGCAAGAACGGCTATGACCTCGGCGACAGCCTGTTGTTCCTGGCGGTCTTCAGCCTCAGTTCCGCCATTGGCGGCATTGTGCTGGGAACATGGGCCGACCGTTTCGGTACGCGATTGGTGGTCGCCCTTTCTTACCTTCTCGGTGCCTTCGGCATTGCCGCGCTGGCCTTCAAGGGTTCGTTGTTGATCAACTACGTCTTCGTTGCGATTGCCGGTTTCGGCACCGTGTCGGCCTCGCTCATTCTGACCGGTTTTCTGGCGCAGCGTCTGGACGCGACGATACGCTCTGCCGGCACGGGCTTTGCGCTGAGCTTTTCGCGCATCGGGGCTCTGACCGGCCCGTTGCTGGGCGGCTTCATCGCCAGCACGAACGCCGCACCCGAATGGAATTTCTACATTTTCGCAGGCGTCGCCGCGCTGGCAGCCATTGCCACGCTGCTCATTCCTGTCGGCAAAACGAAATCGGACCGATGA
- a CDS encoding indolepyruvate oxidoreductase subunit beta family protein: MNETVNLKTTLASDKPLTLAIMAMGGQGGGVLADWIVGLAEAQGWMAQSTSVPGVAQRTGATIYYIEMLPARDGVSPIFSLMPTPGDVDVVLASELMEAGRSVLRGLVTPERTTLIASTHRSFAVGEKEKPGDGIGDPTVVVGATDFAAKRTIAFDMDTLALKNGSVISSSMFGALAAADVLPFAKEAFEATIRGGGKGVEASLRAFNASYERAKAKPRDEVSALPHKRFDTMPETAGHLELDRLVHRMRAEFPEPAWPLLFAGVKKLTEFQDPAYAGEYLDRVAKLHALDRTNDGEEKGYAFTVQAAKYVAISMAYDDIIRVADLKTRGTRFDRVRKEVGVKPDQLLYMTEYMHPRMEEVCGTLPKGLGLWIESRPKVFAFFDRLINKGRRVQTGTMFWFLSLYLISALRRMRRGTLRHFREIEHRDAWLSTAASLVSRNYDLAVEVLNNRRLVKGYSDTHARGLSKFDRVMSALPSLEHRDDGAAWMRRLRQAALLDEQGIALDGALKTVSTL; the protein is encoded by the coding sequence ATGAACGAAACGGTAAACCTCAAGACGACGCTCGCCTCCGACAAGCCTTTGACGCTGGCCATCATGGCCATGGGCGGACAGGGCGGCGGCGTGCTGGCCGACTGGATCGTCGGCCTTGCCGAGGCGCAGGGCTGGATGGCGCAATCGACATCCGTGCCGGGCGTTGCCCAGCGCACAGGTGCTACCATCTACTACATCGAGATGCTGCCTGCGCGTGACGGCGTCTCGCCCATCTTCTCGCTGATGCCGACACCGGGTGATGTCGATGTCGTGCTGGCCTCCGAACTGATGGAAGCCGGGCGCTCGGTGCTGCGCGGTCTGGTCACGCCTGAGCGCACTACGCTGATTGCGTCCACGCACCGTTCCTTTGCCGTCGGCGAGAAGGAAAAGCCCGGTGATGGCATCGGCGATCCGACCGTCGTGGTGGGCGCCACCGATTTTGCCGCCAAGCGCACCATTGCTTTCGATATGGATACGCTGGCGCTAAAAAACGGCAGCGTCATCTCGTCGTCCATGTTCGGTGCCCTTGCCGCAGCAGACGTGCTGCCGTTTGCCAAGGAAGCTTTCGAGGCAACCATCCGTGGCGGCGGCAAGGGTGTGGAGGCCAGTCTTCGTGCCTTCAACGCATCCTATGAACGCGCCAAGGCTAAGCCGCGCGATGAGGTCAGCGCCTTGCCGCACAAGCGTTTCGACACCATGCCGGAAACGGCTGGCCACCTGGAACTCGACCGTCTGGTTCACCGCATGCGCGCCGAATTCCCAGAGCCCGCATGGCCGCTGCTTTTCGCAGGCGTGAAGAAGCTGACGGAGTTTCAGGACCCGGCCTATGCGGGAGAATATCTCGACCGCGTTGCCAAGCTTCATGCGCTTGACCGGACGAATGACGGCGAAGAGAAGGGCTACGCCTTCACGGTACAGGCCGCCAAATATGTCGCCATCTCCATGGCCTATGACGATATCATCCGCGTCGCGGATTTGAAAACACGCGGTACGCGTTTCGATCGCGTGCGCAAGGAAGTGGGCGTGAAGCCGGACCAGCTTCTCTACATGACGGAATATATGCATCCGCGCATGGAAGAAGTCTGTGGCACCTTGCCCAAGGGTCTTGGCCTCTGGATCGAGAGCAGGCCGAAGGTCTTTGCTTTCTTCGATCGCCTCATCAACAAGGGCCGCCGGGTGCAGACGGGAACCATGTTCTGGTTCCTCTCACTCTATCTCATCTCCGCGCTTCGCCGCATGCGCCGCGGCACCTTGCGCCACTTCCGCGAAATCGAGCACCGTGACGCATGGCTCAGCACAGCCGCGTCGCTGGTATCGCGCAACTACGATCTGGCCGTGGAAGTGCTGAACAACAGACGTCTGGTCAAAGGCTATTCCGATACCCACGCCCGCGGCCTTTCGAAATTCGACCGGGTCATGTCGGCTCTGCCATCTCTGGAGCACCGCGACGATGGTGCCGCCTGGATGCGCCGTCTGCGACAGGCTGCCCTTCTGGATGAGCAGGGCATTGCGCTGGACGGCGCGTTGAAGACGGTCTCGACGCTGTAA
- a CDS encoding indolepyruvate ferredoxin oxidoreductase subunit alpha, producing MAERSFAREVEDLKLGEGEIFRGEGILAITKALLQSGVSYVGGYQGSPISHLMDVLADAKDVMEDLGIHFETSASEAAAAAMLSASVMYPVRGAVTWKSTAGTNVASDALSNLSSGGVTGGALIILGEDFGEGSSIMQERSHAFAMKSQMWLLDPRPNLPSIVQSVEDGFQLSEASNTPVMLQVRIRACHVHGQFIAKDNKRPEYTLRQALENPVRDVNRIVLPPANFAHEKDKLERRWPAAVNFIKERKLNEFFGPEEGDIGIILLGGMYNGVMRGLQQLGLADVYGNSAVPLYVMNVAYPTIDDEVVEFCVGKKAVIIVEEGAPEYIEQTLNTLLRRRDIQTKLHGKDMLSLGGEYTAPVMMNGLKAFIETYDRLLLGNQPPVPDPSDVLNDPKVKALAEVVPARPAGFCTGCPERPIFAAMKLVEKELGEHHVSADIGCHLFSILPPFNIGGTTMGYGLGPASASAFNVESDKRSISVMGDGGFWHNGLATSVGNAVFNKQDGVILVVDNFYSAATGGQDILSSRAVNPNRKTNNSIVNAVKGIGATWVRQIDRTYDVAQMRDTLKEALTSKEKGPKIIVASSECMLNKQRRIKPQFAKAVKDGKRMVKERFGVDEDVCTGDHACIRLSGCPSLSVKHTDDPLKDDPVAAIDNSCVGCGNCGEVSEAAVLCPSFYRADIIHNPTGWDKFVAKIRASVIGWLQARRASSRIVFAD from the coding sequence ATGGCAGAACGGTCATTCGCGCGTGAAGTTGAGGATCTCAAGCTCGGGGAAGGTGAAATCTTCCGGGGCGAGGGTATTCTGGCGATCACGAAGGCATTGCTTCAATCCGGCGTGTCCTATGTCGGCGGCTACCAAGGCTCGCCCATTTCTCACCTGATGGACGTTTTGGCTGACGCCAAGGACGTCATGGAAGACCTCGGCATCCATTTCGAAACCTCGGCGTCTGAGGCTGCGGCGGCTGCCATGCTCTCTGCCTCCGTCATGTATCCGGTGCGCGGTGCTGTGACATGGAAATCGACGGCTGGAACGAATGTGGCATCCGATGCCCTGTCGAACCTGTCTTCCGGCGGCGTCACCGGTGGTGCTCTCATCATTCTCGGTGAAGACTTCGGCGAAGGCTCCTCCATCATGCAGGAGCGCAGCCACGCCTTTGCGATGAAATCCCAGATGTGGCTTCTTGATCCGCGCCCTAACCTGCCATCCATCGTCCAATCCGTGGAAGATGGCTTCCAGCTGTCGGAAGCGTCCAACACGCCTGTCATGTTGCAGGTCCGCATTCGCGCCTGTCACGTCCACGGCCAGTTCATCGCCAAGGATAACAAGCGCCCGGAATACACGTTGCGGCAGGCGCTGGAAAATCCTGTCCGGGACGTCAACCGTATCGTCCTGCCGCCTGCCAACTTCGCGCATGAGAAAGACAAGCTGGAGCGCCGCTGGCCTGCTGCCGTCAACTTCATCAAGGAACGCAAACTCAACGAATTCTTCGGCCCTGAAGAGGGTGACATCGGCATCATCCTGCTGGGCGGCATGTACAACGGCGTCATGCGCGGCTTGCAGCAATTGGGCCTGGCTGATGTCTACGGCAATTCAGCCGTGCCGCTCTACGTCATGAATGTTGCCTATCCGACCATCGATGACGAGGTTGTCGAGTTCTGCGTTGGCAAGAAGGCCGTCATCATCGTTGAGGAAGGTGCGCCTGAATATATCGAACAGACGCTGAACACGCTGCTTCGCCGTCGCGATATCCAGACGAAACTGCACGGCAAGGACATGCTGTCGCTTGGCGGCGAATATACCGCGCCCGTGATGATGAACGGCCTGAAGGCCTTCATCGAAACCTATGACCGCCTGCTGCTTGGAAACCAGCCGCCAGTACCGGACCCATCGGATGTTCTCAACGACCCCAAGGTCAAGGCGCTGGCCGAGGTCGTGCCTGCCCGCCCTGCCGGTTTCTGCACGGGCTGTCCTGAAAGGCCGATCTTTGCGGCAATGAAACTGGTGGAAAAGGAACTTGGGGAGCATCACGTCTCGGCGGATATCGGCTGTCACCTCTTCTCGATCCTGCCACCTTTCAACATCGGCGGCACGACGATGGGTTATGGCCTTGGGCCTGCTTCTGCCTCTGCCTTCAATGTCGAGTCCGATAAGCGCTCGATCTCGGTGATGGGCGACGGTGGCTTCTGGCACAATGGCCTTGCGACATCCGTCGGCAATGCCGTGTTCAACAAGCAGGATGGCGTCATCCTCGTTGTCGATAACTTCTATTCGGCAGCAACCGGCGGGCAGGACATTCTGTCATCGCGGGCCGTCAATCCCAACCGCAAGACCAATAATTCCATCGTCAATGCGGTCAAGGGTATCGGCGCGACATGGGTGCGCCAGATCGACCGCACCTATGATGTCGCCCAAATGCGCGACACGCTGAAGGAAGCCCTGACGTCGAAGGAAAAAGGCCCGAAAATCATCGTCGCCTCTTCCGAATGCATGCTGAACAAGCAGCGCCGCATCAAGCCGCAATTTGCCAAGGCGGTCAAAGACGGCAAGCGTATGGTCAAGGAACGCTTCGGTGTGGATGAGGATGTCTGCACGGGCGATCACGCCTGCATTCGTCTCTCGGGCTGTCCGTCGCTTTCAGTCAAGCACACGGATGATCCGTTGAAGGATGATCCAGTCGCGGCCATCGACAATTCCTGTGTCGGTTGTGGCAATTGCGGTGAGGTTTCCGAAGCTGCGGTTCTCTGTCCCTCCTTCTACCGCGCCGATATCATTCACAACCCCACCGGCTGGGACAAGTTTGTCGCAAAAATCCGCGCTTCGGTGATCGGCTGGCTTCAGGCCCGCCGCGCGTCCAGCCGCATCGTGTTTGCAGATTGA
- a CDS encoding flavin reductase yields MNAHAAPDEVEALRLAFREGMSQLAAAVNIVTTDGPGGTAGFTASAVCSVTDQPPTLLVCLNRSSSVAHMFETNRVLCVNTLSHSQEALSRRFGGSTSQEERFLEGTWSRGVTGSPRLEGALLSFDCEIETMVESGTHQVLFCRIIELVQGSDENALVYFRRRYHAVC; encoded by the coding sequence ATGAACGCGCACGCCGCACCGGATGAGGTCGAAGCCCTGCGGCTTGCCTTTCGCGAGGGCATGTCGCAACTGGCCGCCGCCGTCAACATCGTTACCACTGACGGTCCCGGCGGCACGGCCGGGTTCACGGCATCAGCCGTTTGCAGCGTGACCGATCAACCGCCGACGTTGCTTGTCTGCCTCAATCGGTCCAGTTCCGTAGCGCATATGTTCGAGACAAATCGCGTGCTCTGCGTCAATACGCTGAGCCATAGCCAAGAGGCTTTGTCGCGGCGTTTCGGCGGCTCGACATCGCAGGAAGAGCGGTTTCTGGAAGGCACATGGTCACGGGGGGTAACAGGGTCTCCGCGATTGGAGGGTGCGCTCTTGTCCTTCGATTGCGAAATCGAAACGATGGTCGAGAGCGGCACGCATCAGGTCTTGTTTTGCCGTATCATCGAACTCGTGCAGGGATCTGACGAGAACGCTCTGGTTTATTTCCGCCGCCGGTATCACGCAGTCTGCTGA
- a CDS encoding LLM class flavin-dependent oxidoreductase, with protein sequence MIKPHPLKGPSKLKLGVFSPNADGGLAITDVPERWQARWQDNLNAAQIADRGGLDFLLPIARWKGFGGKNRVREWSYETFTWAAGLAAVTERIALFMTVHVPLVHPLYAAKSLATVDHISGGRAGLNIVCGWNPKEFGMFGVPLVEKGYDQAAEWLDIVEQAYGAQAPFDYDGSYYNLKDVVSRPASLQSPRPVTMNAAFGGPGRDFAAKNCEYLFTTFTEIEEAGKHVEDIRMRADAQGRDVGAYTVCHVVCRETQQEAEDYYERYAVTLADHEAVDAHMAGKREFSQSHDKESYERYRKRFAGGAGGYPLVGTPEKIVEDMIAISQQGYSGIALSFVNYTYELPFFCDRVMPLLKQAGLRVE encoded by the coding sequence ATGATCAAGCCTCACCCCTTGAAAGGTCCAAGCAAGCTCAAGCTCGGTGTCTTCTCGCCCAATGCCGATGGCGGCCTTGCCATTACCGATGTGCCGGAACGCTGGCAGGCGCGGTGGCAGGACAATCTGAACGCCGCCCAGATCGCTGATCGCGGCGGATTGGATTTTCTGCTGCCGATTGCCCGCTGGAAGGGTTTTGGAGGCAAGAACCGGGTGCGGGAATGGTCCTATGAAACCTTCACATGGGCGGCGGGGCTTGCTGCCGTTACGGAGCGGATTGCGCTGTTCATGACGGTGCATGTTCCCCTCGTGCATCCGCTTTATGCGGCAAAGTCGCTGGCAACGGTTGATCACATCAGTGGCGGTCGCGCAGGTCTCAACATCGTCTGCGGCTGGAACCCGAAGGAATTCGGCATGTTCGGCGTGCCGCTGGTCGAGAAGGGTTACGATCAGGCTGCCGAATGGCTTGATATTGTCGAGCAGGCCTATGGTGCGCAAGCGCCTTTCGACTATGATGGCAGCTATTACAATCTGAAAGACGTGGTCAGTCGCCCCGCCAGCCTGCAATCACCGCGACCTGTGACCATGAATGCCGCCTTCGGTGGGCCGGGCCGGGATTTTGCCGCGAAAAACTGCGAATATCTCTTCACGACCTTCACCGAGATTGAAGAAGCCGGAAAGCATGTCGAGGATATCCGCATGCGGGCAGATGCGCAGGGCCGTGATGTCGGGGCCTATACCGTCTGCCACGTGGTGTGCCGCGAAACCCAGCAGGAGGCGGAAGATTATTACGAACGCTATGCCGTAACCCTTGCCGACCATGAGGCCGTTGACGCCCATATGGCCGGAAAGAGGGAGTTCTCCCAGTCCCACGACAAGGAAAGCTATGAGCGATACCGCAAGCGGTTTGCAGGCGGCGCAGGTGGATATCCGCTTGTCGGCACGCCGGAAAAGATTGTCGAGGACATGATCGCGATTTCGCAGCAGGGCTATTCCGGCATCGCGCTTTCCTTCGTCAACTACACTTACGAACTGCCGTTCTTCTGCGACCGTGTGATGCCGCTGTTGAAGCAAGCTGGGCTGCGGGTCGAATGA
- a CDS encoding GntR family transcriptional regulator: MQKSNDNIVDAIYTDLRLQLQRSAILPSDRLVDTAIAARYGVSRVPAREALLRLVAEGYLVGTTRGFALRELSLEDISGLFELRRQLEPRAAANAARDMTPEIEAELTEAMGRIKSALADNNMPVLLDANVDFRNAWLKAVRNRHLAETVARFINYFQSVRLDSFADAEMVKHYIDGLSRIHSAFVARDSVVIAEYMTLYMFAAEEAFLTIRRRQLEQAKTGRGSRRKTIKKGTS; encoded by the coding sequence ATGCAAAAGTCGAACGACAATATCGTTGATGCCATTTACACCGACCTGCGTTTGCAGTTGCAACGCAGCGCGATTTTGCCGTCCGACCGGCTGGTCGATACCGCGATTGCGGCCCGTTATGGCGTTTCGCGTGTTCCTGCGCGTGAGGCACTGCTGCGGCTGGTGGCCGAGGGTTATCTGGTTGGCACGACACGCGGTTTTGCCCTGCGAGAGCTTTCGCTGGAGGATATTTCCGGCCTTTTCGAATTGCGTCGGCAGCTGGAGCCACGGGCTGCGGCAAATGCTGCGCGTGACATGACGCCGGAAATCGAGGCAGAACTGACCGAGGCCATGGGCCGGATCAAGTCTGCTCTGGCGGACAACAATATGCCGGTGCTGCTGGATGCCAATGTCGATTTTCGCAATGCGTGGCTGAAGGCCGTTCGCAACCGGCATCTGGCCGAGACCGTCGCGCGCTTTATCAACTACTTCCAGTCGGTCCGGCTCGATAGTTTTGCGGATGCCGAGATGGTCAAGCACTATATCGACGGCCTGTCGCGCATTCACTCAGCCTTCGTCGCGCGCGATTCCGTTGTGATCGCGGAATATATGACGCTTTACATGTTTGCGGCGGAAGAAGCCTTTCTCACCATTCGCCGCCGCCAGCTGGAACAGGCCAAAACAGGGCGCGGTTCGCGCCGCAAAACCATCAAAAAGGGAACGTCATGA